A single region of the Chelmon rostratus isolate fCheRos1 chromosome 5, fCheRos1.pri, whole genome shotgun sequence genome encodes:
- the rpl35 gene encoding 60S ribosomal protein L35, with amino-acid sequence MAKIKARDLRGKKKEELLKQLDDLKNELSQLRVAKVTGGAASKLSKIRVVRKSIARVLTVINQTQKENLRKFYKGKKYKPLDLRPKKTRALRRRLNKHEESLRTKKQQRKDLLYSIRKFAVKA; translated from the exons ATG GCCAAAATCAAGGCAAGAGATCTGCGGGGTaagaagaaggaggagctgctgaagcagCTGGACGATCTGAAGAATGAACTGTCCCAGCTCCGTGTGGCAAAAGTTACCGGTGGAGCTGCTTCCAAACTCTCCAAGAT CCGTGTTGTCCGCAAATCCATCGCCAGAGTCCTGACTGTAATCAACCAGACACAGAAGGAGAACCTGAGGAAGTTCTACAAG GGTAAGAAGTACAAGCCCCTGGATCTGAGACCTAAGAAGACCAGAGCTCTGCGTCGCAGGCTTAACAAGCATGAAGAAAGTCTGCGGAccaagaagcagcagaggaaagatCTCCTCTACTCCATCCGCAAATTTGCAGTCAAAGCTTAG